A genomic window from Pseudanabaena yagii GIHE-NHR1 includes:
- the miaB gene encoding tRNA (N6-isopentenyl adenosine(37)-C2)-methylthiotransferase MiaB, whose product MTAQKYHIVTFGCQMNKADSERMAGVLEDMGYQSTEESEEADLILYNTCSIRDNAEQKVYSYLGRQAKRKRENPNLTLVVAGCVAQQEGEALLRRVPELDLVMGPQHVNRLGDLLGQVFNGNQVAATEEAYIEEDITTPRRNSSVSAWVNVIYGCNENCTYCIVPSVRGREQSRTPEVIRKEIEGLAAQGYKEITLLGQNIDAYGRDLPAGGIGAGVGGKITFTDLLYYVHDVEGIDRIRYATSHPRYFSPRLIKACYELPKVCEHFHIPFQSGDNDILKAMARGYTHERYRRIIDDIRAVMPDAAITADAIVAFPGETEEQFERTVQLVNDIGFDLVNTAAYSPRPGTPAAVWENQLSEEIKSDRLQRLNHAVNQNAALRSQRYAGRIEEIMIEGTNHKDPHQVMGRTRTNRIAFTENTTGKPLAELIGQTVSIKITEVRPFSLTGVIC is encoded by the coding sequence ATGACTGCTCAGAAATATCACATCGTCACCTTCGGCTGCCAAATGAACAAAGCTGACTCCGAACGCATGGCAGGCGTTTTGGAAGATATGGGCTATCAGTCAACCGAGGAAAGCGAAGAAGCCGACCTGATTTTGTATAACACTTGCAGCATCCGCGACAATGCCGAGCAAAAGGTGTATTCGTACCTAGGTAGACAAGCCAAACGTAAACGCGAAAATCCTAACTTAACCCTAGTTGTTGCTGGTTGTGTCGCTCAGCAAGAAGGTGAGGCACTCTTGAGACGAGTACCTGAGCTTGATCTCGTGATGGGACCTCAGCATGTCAACCGTCTTGGCGATCTTTTGGGACAGGTTTTTAATGGCAATCAAGTTGCCGCCACCGAAGAAGCCTATATCGAAGAAGACATCACCACACCTCGCCGCAATAGCTCCGTATCGGCTTGGGTCAATGTCATTTATGGCTGTAACGAAAACTGCACCTATTGCATCGTCCCCTCAGTACGTGGACGCGAACAATCCCGCACCCCTGAAGTAATCCGTAAGGAAATTGAGGGACTAGCGGCTCAAGGTTACAAAGAAATTACCTTGCTTGGTCAAAATATTGATGCCTATGGGCGCGACCTGCCCGCAGGTGGCATTGGTGCTGGCGTTGGCGGCAAAATTACCTTTACGGACTTGCTCTATTACGTCCATGATGTCGAGGGGATCGATCGCATTCGATATGCCACTAGCCATCCGCGCTATTTCAGCCCACGACTGATCAAAGCCTGTTACGAACTTCCCAAGGTTTGCGAACATTTCCATATTCCCTTCCAGTCAGGTGATAACGATATCCTTAAGGCGATGGCACGCGGCTATACCCATGAGCGTTACCGTCGCATTATCGATGATATCCGTGCGGTGATGCCCGATGCGGCAATTACTGCCGATGCGATCGTTGCGTTTCCGGGGGAAACTGAGGAGCAGTTTGAGCGAACTGTACAACTAGTCAATGACATTGGCTTTGATCTCGTCAATACAGCCGCCTATTCGCCTCGCCCAGGGACACCTGCGGCGGTTTGGGAAAATCAATTGAGTGAGGAGATTAAAAGCGATCGCCTCCAACGCCTCAATCATGCCGTTAACCAAAATGCAGCTTTGCGATCGCAGCGTTATGCAGGACGCATCGAAGAAATCATGATCGAAGGCACAAACCATAAAGATCCTCATCAAGTGATGGGACGCACACGCACCAATCGCATTGCCTTTACAGAAAACACCACAGGTAAACCATTAGCCGAACTAATAGGTCAAACAGTTTCCATAAAAATTACTGAGGTTAGACCTTTCAGTTTGACTGGTGTTATTTGCTAA
- a CDS encoding cofactor assembly of complex C subunit B, giving the protein MIRYLPLVVGTLGGLALLINRMVTLNLTASQARADALGILLSAVLILIGLLWQQVQPKPPDAVTLVGEEGFEIEAALPEAVKTELAWASHILLTNTVTKVVAIYYDRQTILRRGILGKSKQVNLGTIAERVMKTQKPVYLVKLELYPGRVEFDYLPENTQGVIVQPLGEKGVMVLGANIPRSYTKQDENWVTAIADKLAYNLEQQQ; this is encoded by the coding sequence ATGATTCGATATTTGCCCCTTGTAGTGGGGACATTGGGCGGATTGGCGTTATTGATCAATCGGATGGTGACATTAAACCTTACGGCTAGTCAGGCAAGGGCTGATGCTTTAGGGATTTTATTAAGTGCTGTTTTGATTTTGATTGGGTTGCTATGGCAGCAAGTACAGCCGAAACCACCTGATGCCGTGACCCTAGTTGGCGAAGAAGGTTTTGAAATTGAGGCAGCTTTACCTGAAGCAGTAAAGACAGAATTGGCTTGGGCTTCACATATATTGCTAACTAATACGGTGACGAAAGTAGTAGCTATTTATTACGATCGCCAAACGATCCTCCGCAGAGGCATTTTAGGGAAAAGCAAGCAGGTCAATCTTGGCACGATCGCGGAACGAGTGATGAAAACCCAGAAGCCAGTATATCTAGTCAAATTAGAGCTTTATCCTGGGCGCGTCGAGTTTGATTATTTGCCCGAAAATACACAGGGTGTAATTGTGCAACCTCTGGGCGAAAAAGGAGTCATGGTATTAGGGGCAAATATTCCCCGTAGCTATACTAAACAAGATGAAAATTGGGTAACAGCGATCGCTGATAAGCTCGCCTATAATCTCGAACAACAGCAGTAA
- a CDS encoding serine/threonine-protein kinase: protein MQPPFPQGFVLKGRYAIRSTIGQGGMGRTYLAQDLERFNETCVLKEFIPPQDSLEVSEKAKELFRREASVLYQIRHPQVPEFRATFESEGRLLLVQDYVEGKNYRNLLLDRLKSGQAFSENEIFALMQQLLPVLSYLHSHNIIHRDISPENLMLRSQDNLPVLIDFGVVQETNAKLNSQMGIPSSTVAGKAGYAPPEQLQSGNAYANSDLYALAVTSIVLMTGREPSELFDSINLAWNWQQYTNVNPAFARVINQMLSYKPTNRYRSADEVMQALQIAQASFSGAKTYVVGRPVPSNVAATIPQRTVVAGANNRNPANYGSNAPNRTNESNNSSGINWFIGILIILVAGIGSWAVTSFFFSRNRLTNNPTETAITSQNANSNSATVTNVVLNLKQTSEGISQDSTSNRITSGKIVKVRFEAKKEDNLSVSLTNGENLQMTIQDEDQNPLDNNAKDNTTGYWKGRLRKSGAYYIEIKTTSPNETGYKLDVQLETPAPKPQPTTPSQTSTPTPTVKPTTTATPTESPTTSPSTSPRATESPRSTASPSPSNEPTRSPSPPIPIEPAPEPFKPTATPKNPNTF from the coding sequence ATGCAACCCCCATTTCCTCAAGGTTTTGTTCTTAAAGGTCGCTACGCTATCCGCTCAACAATTGGACAGGGTGGTATGGGGCGTACCTACTTAGCGCAAGACCTAGAGCGCTTTAATGAAACCTGTGTACTCAAGGAGTTCATTCCTCCACAAGATTCACTAGAGGTATCTGAAAAAGCGAAAGAATTATTTCGACGTGAAGCATCGGTACTATACCAAATCCGCCATCCCCAAGTACCAGAGTTTCGCGCCACCTTTGAGTCAGAGGGCAGACTTCTGTTAGTACAGGACTATGTGGAGGGCAAGAATTATCGGAATTTACTCCTCGATCGCTTGAAATCTGGTCAAGCCTTTTCCGAGAATGAAATTTTTGCCTTGATGCAACAGCTTTTACCAGTGCTGAGCTATCTGCATAGTCACAATATTATTCACCGTGATATCTCACCTGAAAACTTGATGTTGCGATCGCAGGATAATTTACCTGTGCTAATTGATTTTGGAGTTGTCCAAGAAACCAATGCTAAGCTCAACTCCCAAATGGGTATCCCCTCTTCCACGGTAGCGGGTAAAGCTGGCTATGCACCACCAGAGCAGTTACAGTCAGGTAATGCCTATGCGAATAGTGACCTTTATGCCCTCGCCGTAACTTCCATTGTGCTGATGACGGGACGTGAACCATCAGAACTATTTGATAGCATCAATCTGGCATGGAATTGGCAGCAGTACACCAATGTCAATCCTGCCTTTGCGAGAGTTATCAATCAAATGCTGAGCTACAAGCCCACCAATCGCTATCGCTCGGCGGATGAGGTAATGCAAGCTCTTCAAATAGCCCAAGCTTCTTTTTCTGGTGCAAAGACCTATGTGGTTGGACGACCTGTGCCATCTAATGTCGCCGCAACAATTCCCCAACGCACTGTAGTGGCAGGAGCTAATAATCGCAATCCCGCTAATTATGGAAGTAACGCTCCCAATCGTACTAATGAATCGAATAATAGTAGTGGAATCAATTGGTTTATCGGCATTCTGATCATCTTAGTTGCTGGCATTGGTTCATGGGCTGTGACTTCCTTCTTTTTTAGCCGCAATCGTCTAACCAACAATCCGACCGAAACAGCTATTACTTCCCAAAATGCTAATTCCAATAGTGCAACAGTAACTAATGTTGTTCTAAATTTAAAGCAAACTAGCGAAGGAATCAGTCAAGATTCTACTAGCAATCGCATCACAAGCGGAAAAATAGTTAAAGTTCGTTTTGAAGCCAAGAAGGAAGATAATCTGAGTGTATCCTTGACTAACGGTGAAAACCTACAAATGACGATTCAGGACGAGGATCAAAATCCTCTTGATAATAATGCTAAGGATAATACGACAGGATATTGGAAAGGTAGGCTAAGAAAGAGTGGTGCTTACTATATTGAAATTAAAACAACTAGTCCAAATGAAACTGGCTACAAATTAGATGTGCAGCTAGAAACTCCAGCACCAAAACCTCAACCAACAACTCCCTCTCAAACCTCTACTCCAACGCCTACGGTAAAACCAACCACTACAGCTACACCTACTGAATCCCCAACAACTAGTCCATCGACCAGTCCTAGAGCAACTGAATCACCAAGATCTACAGCTTCTCCTAGTCCTAGTAATGAACCAACGCGATCGCCATCGCCGCCTATTCCTATAGAACCTGCACCTGAGCCATTCAAGCCGACTGCAACTCCCAAAAATCCCAATACTTTTTAG
- a CDS encoding Uma2 family endonuclease, producing the protein MTLATKNIPSITLDRFLTQPETKPASEYINGSIYQKPMPQGQHSRLQLKFCNTVNAVAEDKQIALALPELRCTFGNRSIVPDVAVFQWQRLPVNAEGEIENVFSIYPDWVIEILSPEQAPMRVISNILHCLEHGTEMGWLLFPNERSLLIFQRDRQPIEINSEINAAQKLLVPNFLEIELSLTVDQVFGWLKVGK; encoded by the coding sequence ATGACTCTCGCCACAAAAAATATTCCCTCGATAACGCTCGATCGCTTTCTGACTCAACCAGAAACGAAGCCTGCTAGTGAATATATCAATGGTTCGATTTATCAGAAGCCTATGCCCCAAGGTCAACATTCTCGACTTCAGCTTAAATTTTGTAATACCGTTAATGCAGTAGCCGAAGACAAACAAATAGCTTTAGCTTTACCAGAACTGCGTTGCACCTTTGGGAATCGCTCAATTGTGCCAGACGTAGCAGTATTTCAATGGCAGAGGTTGCCTGTTAATGCGGAAGGAGAAATTGAGAATGTATTTTCCATTTATCCAGATTGGGTAATTGAGATTCTATCGCCAGAACAAGCACCGATGCGAGTCATTAGTAATATTTTGCACTGCCTCGAACATGGTACAGAAATGGGATGGTTACTATTTCCCAATGAGCGATCACTATTAATATTTCAACGCGATCGCCAACCAATTGAAATCAATAGTGAAATAAATGCTGCTCAGAAATTACTTGTACCAAATTTTTTGGAAATAGAACTAAGTTTAACTGTAGATCAAGTATTTGGATGGTTAAAGGTAGGAAAGTAG
- a CDS encoding DUF4330 domain-containing protein, which translates to MAILDRQGRLFGKLSILDIGAIATILIVLIGLLIVPGNSGSSIAQMLSAENKTVQVDMNVRGLSATNPQNLIKIGDKVNIIIRNQPRGEVTIKKVSISTPQVVAAKADGSPVVFDDPRAVSTSQSDLALTLEATARVTNDGVVFGNEKVKVGTSIDIEGSKYLIRGSAMAVRY; encoded by the coding sequence ATGGCAATTTTAGATCGGCAAGGTCGTTTATTTGGCAAACTTAGCATTTTGGACATCGGGGCGATCGCGACAATCCTGATCGTCCTCATCGGCTTACTCATTGTCCCCGGCAACAGTGGTAGTTCGATCGCCCAAATGCTATCTGCTGAAAACAAAACCGTCCAAGTAGATATGAATGTGCGCGGTCTTAGTGCTACGAATCCCCAGAACCTGATTAAAATTGGCGATAAAGTCAATATCATCATTCGCAATCAGCCACGCGGCGAAGTCACCATCAAAAAAGTCAGTATCTCCACCCCCCAAGTTGTTGCCGCCAAAGCAGATGGTTCTCCAGTTGTCTTTGATGATCCTCGCGCTGTGTCCACATCCCAATCTGACCTAGCGCTTACCCTCGAAGCCACCGCCAGAGTTACCAACGATGGCGTAGTATTTGGCAATGAAAAGGTCAAAGTCGGCACATCAATTGACATCGAAGGCTCTAAATATCTGATTCGTGGTAGTGCCATGGCAGTAAGGTACTAA
- a CDS encoding glycosyltransferase family 4 protein — MHIAWLGKKSPACGNVTYSREITNALLDRGHRVSFMHFAPESDHDNPDHEELDENSQEAQDVALPFLYKSTIYTVPSLRANKILVDSLQSLKPDLIHASLAISPLDFRLPEICAELDLPLVATFHQPFDIKRRNLASSTQQLTYQIYAPSLADYNQVIIFSNIQKELLNKLGVPNTRIAIIPNGVDSDRYSPGPSNIKEELNADVLFLYQGRLAAEKNVEALLKAWRKCRMPEGCKLAIVGTGPLLAGLKTFYGNDPSIVWMGYIADEQRRIEILRGTDVFILPSLVEGLSLSLLEAMSCGVACIATDVGADGEVIEHGAGIILDSHKVTSQLCTLLPLFVDHPEMAKIIGIKARQRVLERYTLTKNIDRLEELYEQTMSQQWVRVSAF; from the coding sequence ATGCATATTGCATGGTTAGGTAAAAAATCGCCTGCTTGTGGCAACGTGACCTATAGTCGCGAAATTACAAATGCATTACTCGATCGCGGACATCGTGTCAGCTTTATGCATTTTGCTCCTGAATCGGATCACGATAATCCAGATCACGAGGAATTGGACGAAAACTCTCAAGAGGCACAGGATGTCGCTTTACCTTTTCTCTACAAATCCACGATTTATACTGTTCCATCATTGCGGGCTAATAAAATTCTGGTGGATTCCCTGCAATCGCTAAAGCCCGATCTTATTCATGCATCCCTTGCGATATCCCCCCTCGATTTCCGCTTGCCAGAAATTTGTGCGGAGCTAGATTTACCCCTTGTGGCAACCTTTCACCAACCCTTTGACATCAAACGTCGTAATCTTGCATCTAGCACCCAGCAACTTACTTATCAGATTTATGCACCATCCTTGGCAGATTACAATCAAGTTATTATCTTCTCTAATATTCAAAAGGAACTCCTGAATAAATTAGGCGTTCCCAATACCAGAATTGCGATTATTCCTAATGGTGTCGATAGCGATCGCTATTCCCCCGGACCTTCAAATATCAAGGAAGAACTCAATGCTGATGTGCTATTTCTCTATCAAGGACGACTAGCTGCTGAGAAAAACGTAGAGGCTCTGCTCAAGGCATGGCGCAAATGTCGAATGCCTGAAGGCTGTAAATTAGCGATCGTTGGTACAGGTCCCCTCTTGGCTGGCTTAAAAACTTTTTATGGTAATGATCCTAGTATTGTCTGGATGGGGTATATTGCCGATGAACAAAGACGGATCGAGATTTTACGTGGTACGGATGTATTTATTTTGCCTTCACTAGTGGAAGGATTATCCCTATCTTTGTTAGAAGCAATGTCCTGCGGTGTTGCTTGCATTGCCACCGATGTGGGCGCAGATGGTGAGGTAATTGAGCATGGTGCAGGGATTATTCTTGATTCCCATAAGGTGACTTCGCAACTCTGTACACTTTTGCCCCTATTTGTCGATCATCCTGAAATGGCAAAGATTATCGGGATCAAAGCAAGACAAAGAGTATTAGAGCGCTATACCTTAACCAAAAATATTGATCGCTTGGAAGAACTCTATGAGCAAACCATGAGCCAACAATGGGTCAGAGTTAGCGCTTTCTAA
- a CDS encoding DUF2059 domain-containing protein: MLNRILVTLTLSSLITAGSVLPSLNFTKAIAQESSETPQSKPDASVTTVISPEKRALIKELLEITESSKNANQVMESMVRSELPKMVSTILKTVPALNSDRPEVQKQFSDIVSRMAIKYRDRVIKQIDLSQLIEQVSYPIYDKYFTESELRDIIGFYKSSTGKKAISVLPQIMLDSMSRTNDILLPKMSRIMTEIITEELLNALPKPK; encoded by the coding sequence ATGCTAAACCGCATTCTTGTAACCCTTACCCTGTCATCATTAATAACGGCTGGCTCGGTTTTGCCATCACTTAATTTCACCAAAGCGATCGCCCAAGAAAGTAGTGAAACGCCCCAAAGTAAACCCGACGCATCCGTAACAACCGTAATTTCGCCAGAAAAACGCGCCTTGATTAAGGAACTACTAGAAATCACGGAATCCAGCAAAAATGCTAATCAAGTTATGGAATCCATGGTTCGCTCAGAATTGCCCAAGATGGTATCGACCATTTTAAAAACTGTTCCTGCGCTCAATAGCGATCGCCCCGAAGTGCAAAAACAATTTAGTGACATCGTGTCGCGGATGGCAATCAAATATCGCGATCGCGTAATTAAGCAAATTGACCTCAGTCAACTGATCGAGCAAGTCTCCTATCCTATCTATGACAAGTATTTTACGGAATCAGAACTGCGCGATATTATTGGGTTTTATAAGTCTTCAACGGGCAAAAAAGCAATTAGTGTCTTGCCTCAGATTATGCTCGATTCCATGAGCCGCACCAATGATATTTTGCTGCCAAAAATGTCACGTATTATGACCGAAATCATTACCGAAGAGCTATTGAACGCTTTGCCCAAGCCAAAGTGA
- the dut gene encoding dUTP diphosphatase yields the protein MQTIEIKFQKLHPDAQIPSYAHIGDAGADVYSVAEVTLQPSDRAAIPTGLAVDIPLGYEIQVRPKSGLALKHGIAVLNSPGTVDAGYRGEIQVIVINLGKEAYTFAKGQKIAQLVLKPVIQAQYIEGELGTSDRGVGGFGSTGLK from the coding sequence ATGCAAACCATAGAAATTAAATTCCAAAAGCTACATCCTGATGCACAGATCCCTAGCTACGCGCATATTGGCGATGCTGGGGCTGACGTGTATTCAGTTGCAGAAGTCACTTTACAACCAAGTGATCGCGCAGCAATTCCCACTGGCTTAGCTGTAGATATTCCCCTTGGTTATGAAATTCAAGTACGTCCCAAAAGTGGATTAGCATTGAAACATGGTATTGCCGTTCTTAATTCCCCTGGTACAGTTGATGCGGGCTATCGTGGTGAAATCCAAGTAATTGTGATTAATCTTGGTAAAGAAGCCTATACCTTCGCGAAAGGACAAAAGATCGCGCAGTTAGTTCTGAAGCCTGTAATTCAAGCTCAATATATTGAAGGAGAACTTGGAACTAGCGATCGTGGTGTTGGTGGTTTTGGCAGTACAGGACTGAAGTAG